In the Paenibacillus sp. FSL H7-0357 genome, one interval contains:
- a CDS encoding alpha/beta hydrolase yields the protein MWIKNKLTLSLTAVFLILLALQPLLAGQADAAAVTGKPEAKQSLTFVLVHGAWVDASFWDETAAELRKMGHTVYTPEYAGHGGDKNTQVTHEQVTKSVADFIKQKDLHEIILLGHSFGGSVIQKTAEQVPDRIKRLVFFDAFVPLDGQSVADQFPAPVQELFGNLLKTSGNNTIMLPFSLFRDVFVNTATFEQAQSLYRKVIPEPAGPAFQKLDLKKFYSLQLPKSYLFLTEDAVLPQGASGWHPGQSSHLGMFRYIEGTGDHMTTVHTNPRQIADKIVQASRD from the coding sequence ATGTGGATAAAAAACAAACTCACCTTAAGCCTGACTGCGGTATTCCTGATCCTGCTGGCACTTCAGCCGCTGTTGGCCGGACAAGCTGATGCTGCTGCTGTAACAGGCAAGCCTGAAGCCAAGCAAAGTCTTACCTTCGTACTTGTGCACGGGGCATGGGTGGATGCCAGCTTCTGGGATGAGACGGCAGCAGAACTGCGCAAAATGGGACATACCGTATATACGCCGGAATATGCCGGTCATGGCGGGGACAAGAATACGCAGGTTACTCATGAACAAGTAACAAAGTCAGTGGCAGATTTCATCAAGCAGAAAGATTTGCATGAGATAATCCTGCTTGGGCATAGCTTTGGGGGCTCTGTGATCCAGAAAACCGCCGAGCAGGTTCCGGACCGGATTAAGCGGCTCGTATTTTTTGACGCCTTTGTGCCTCTGGACGGACAAAGCGTTGCGGACCAGTTCCCCGCTCCCGTCCAGGAGCTGTTCGGAAATCTGCTGAAAACATCAGGCAACAATACGATTATGCTGCCCTTTAGCCTGTTCCGCGACGTCTTCGTCAATACAGCCACATTTGAGCAGGCACAATCCCTATACCGGAAGGTTATTCCCGAGCCGGCAGGTCCGGCATTTCAGAAGCTTGATCTTAAGAAGTTCTACAGCCTACAGCTGCCTAAAAGTTATCTGTTCCTGACGGAAGATGCTGTGCTGCCTCAAGGGGCTTCCGGCTGGCATCCCGGCCAGTCCAGCCATTTGGGAATGTTCCGCTACATTGAAGGGACCGGCGATCATATGACAACCGTTCACACGAATCCTCGGCAAATTGCCGATAAAATCGTTCAAGCCAGCCGGGACTAA